In a genomic window of Mycolicibacter heraklionensis:
- the nucS gene encoding endonuclease NucS, translating into MRLVIAQCTVDYVGRLTAHLPSARRLLLLKADGSVSVHADDRAYKPLNWMSPPCRLTEETGGELPVWVVANKTGDQLRITIEEIEHDSSHELGVDPGLVKDGVEAQLQALLAEHVELLGEGYSLVRREYMTAIGPVDLLCRDEQGRAVAVEIKRRGEIDGVEQLTRYLELLNRDSLLAPVSGVFAAQQIKPQARTLATDRGIRCLTLDYDAMRGMDSDEYRLF; encoded by the coding sequence ATGCGACTCGTGATCGCCCAGTGCACCGTCGACTATGTCGGCCGGCTCACCGCGCACCTGCCCTCTGCCCGGCGACTGCTGCTGTTGAAGGCCGACGGCTCGGTCAGCGTGCACGCCGACGACCGTGCTTACAAGCCACTGAACTGGATGAGCCCACCATGCCGGCTCACCGAAGAAACCGGCGGTGAATTGCCGGTGTGGGTGGTGGCGAACAAGACCGGCGACCAGCTGCGGATCACCATCGAGGAGATCGAGCACGACTCCAGCCACGAGCTGGGTGTCGACCCCGGGCTGGTGAAAGACGGCGTCGAGGCGCAACTGCAGGCGCTGCTGGCCGAGCACGTCGAACTGCTCGGCGAGGGTTACTCCCTGGTGCGCCGGGAGTACATGACCGCGATCGGTCCGGTTGACCTGTTGTGTCGTGACGAACAGGGGCGAGCGGTCGCGGTGGAGATCAAGCGGCGCGGCGAGATCGACGGCGTGGAACAGCTCACGCGTTACCTCGAACTGCTCAACCGCGACAGTCTGCTGGCGCCGGTCAGCGGGGTGTTCGCCGCCCAGCAGATCAAGCCGCAGGCCCGCACACTGGCCACCGACCGCGGCATCCGTTGCCTGACACTGGATTATGACGCGATGCGCGGCATGGACAGCGACGAGTACCGGCTGTTCTGA